From a region of the Thermomicrobium roseum DSM 5159 genome:
- a CDS encoding lipocalin family protein translates to MRRRAFLGTLALGLLACRSSNGPQSQEPMGPTPSASPRPASLFLTPPPAPGPVVFPRDFGSHDVLTEWWYDTGHLRSAAGERFGFEFVIFQVQRFGYPVVYAAHAALTLVDRQAFLWDERLIAVPQRQESWPLALAVGDWTLTSDGESDRITVRSGSFGFTLELQNLRPPLLHDEDGYFSWAPETGSYYYSRTRLATRGVVSVGGHDVSVSGVAWNDHQWGNFLLGGGGWDWFAIQLEDGTDLMLWQSRDAAQRVIQRSGTLLRADGSIRWLHDAEIGLHATGSWQSPHSGAIYPSGWQIELPPDMTLTVTPLVLDQELQTVRSTGVIYWEGAVSVIAAQAGVKTIGQGYVELTGYATPSVPVTPP, encoded by the coding sequence ATGCGCCGACGAGCATTTCTCGGCACCCTCGCACTCGGGCTGCTCGCCTGCCGAAGCTCCAATGGGCCGCAGTCACAGGAGCCGATGGGGCCGACCCCATCAGCCAGCCCGCGACCAGCCAGTCTCTTCCTCACACCACCGCCAGCACCCGGCCCAGTCGTGTTTCCGCGTGATTTCGGCTCCCACGATGTTTTGACCGAATGGTGGTACGACACTGGTCATCTTCGATCCGCGGCGGGCGAGCGGTTCGGTTTCGAGTTCGTCATCTTCCAGGTGCAGCGCTTCGGCTATCCCGTCGTCTATGCCGCACACGCTGCGCTGACGCTCGTCGATCGACAGGCCTTCCTGTGGGACGAACGGTTGATCGCTGTCCCGCAGCGGCAGGAGAGCTGGCCACTGGCCCTTGCCGTCGGCGATTGGACACTGACCAGCGATGGTGAGTCGGATCGGATCACGGTCCGCAGCGGATCGTTCGGCTTTACCCTGGAACTCCAAAATCTCCGCCCACCGCTCCTGCATGACGAGGATGGCTACTTTTCCTGGGCACCAGAGACCGGCTCCTACTACTATTCGCGCACACGGTTGGCGACCCGGGGCGTCGTTTCTGTCGGCGGTCACGACGTCAGCGTTTCTGGCGTCGCGTGGAACGATCACCAGTGGGGCAACTTTCTCCTCGGAGGAGGCGGGTGGGATTGGTTCGCCATTCAACTCGAAGACGGCACCGACCTCATGCTCTGGCAATCGCGTGATGCTGCTCAACGCGTCATCCAGCGGAGCGGCACGCTGCTCCGAGCCGATGGAAGTATCCGCTGGCTGCACGACGCCGAGATCGGTCTCCACGCGACCGGATCCTGGCAAAGTCCGCACAGCGGTGCGATCTACCCGAGCGGGTGGCAGATCGAGCTCCCTCCTGACATGACGCTCACGGTTACCCCGCTCGTCCTCGATCAGGAGTTGCAAACCGTGCGTTCGACGGGAGTGATCTACTGGGAAGGCGCTGTTTCGGTCATCGCTGCACAGGCTGGTGTGAAAACAATCGGTCAGGGGTACGTGGAGCTGACCGGATACGCCACACCCTCGGTTCCGGTTACCCCACCGTGA